A window of Candidatus Polarisedimenticolia bacterium genomic DNA:
CCGCGGGCCGGTAAGGAGGACCTCATGAAAACGACCCGTGTGATTTCCGCATCCCTGCTCGCGCTGACCTGTGTCCTGCCCGCCGCCGCGCAGGTCAAGAACTACAAAGAGATCAAGAGTCCCCCACTGCGCTCCGTGCCCATTCCCGTGCCGAAGCGCGTGACGCTGCCCAACGGAATGCTGGTGCTGATGCTCGAGGACCACGAGCTTCCCACCATCGAGGTGGTGACGCGCGTCCGGACCGGGACGCGGCTCATCCCGGCCGACAAGGCGGGCCTGGGAGAGGTCTTCGGCGACGTGCTGCGCACCGGCGGCACCAAGACGATGACCGGCGACCAGATCGACGACTTCCTGGAGGCGCGCGGCGCCCGCATCGAGACGGGCGTCGACGACACGGCCGGCTTTGCCGAGGCCTGGAGCCTGAAGCAGGACTTCCCCGAGGTCCTCAAGGTCCTCGCCGACGTCCTGCGCAACCCGGTCTTCGCCGACCAGAAGATCGCCGTCGCCAAGAGCCAGGTCGGGACCGGCATCGCCCGGCGCAACGACAACCCGCAGCAGATCATGTTCCGGGAGTTCGAGAAGGTCATCTACGGTGTGGACAGCCCCTACGCGCGCGTGACCGAGTTCGCCACGCTCGGCTCCATCACCCGCGAGGATCTGGCTGCCTTCCACAAGAAGTACTACGTCCCGAACCGGATCATTCTCGGGGTGGTCGGCGACTTCAGCCCGCAGGACATGGAAGCGAAGCTGAAGAGCGCCTTCGGCGACTGGTCCAAGGGCCCGGAAGCGAAGGACGCGACCGCCGCCTTCCAGACCACGTCCAAGCCCGGGATCTACTACGTCCAGAAGGACGACATGACCCAGTCCGACATCATCATGGGCCATCTCGGAATCGAGCGGAAGAACCCCGACGTCTACGCCGTCGCCGTCATGAACGAGGCATTCGGCGGCGGCTTCGCGGCGCGCCTGTTCAGCAACGTGCGCAGCAAGAAGGGGCTGGCCTACTCGGTGCGCGGCGCGGTCGACTACAACTACGATTACCCGGGGACCTTCAACGTCTGGATGACCACCAAGACCGAGACCACGGCGGCCGGCATCGACGCGCTGCTCGAGGAGATAACCAACCTGGTCGGGACCCCTCCCACCGACGATGAAGTGAAGATGGCCAAGGAGTCGATCCTCAACTCCTTCGTCTTCAACTTCGACTCCAAGGAAGAAGTCCTTATCCAGCAGATGGTCTACGCCTATTTCGGCTACCCGGCCGATTACCTGTCGCGCTACCGCGAGAACATCGAGAAGGTGACCACGGCCGACGTCGCACGGGTGGCGAAGAAGTACGTCCATAAGGACCAGCTGGCGATCCTGGTGGTGGGCCCGAACAAGGGCCAGGATCGTCCCCTGACCTCCTTCGGGAACGTCGTGCCGGTGGACATCACCATCCCGAAGCCGTCGGCCCCCGCCGGAGCGGCGGCCGCCAAGAAGTCGGCCCCTTAGCAGATTTGACGCTATCAGCCTCGAAGGGCGCGGTCCGGTCACGGGCCGCGCCCTTTCCTCCCC
This region includes:
- a CDS encoding pitrilysin family protein, producing MKTTRVISASLLALTCVLPAAAQVKNYKEIKSPPLRSVPIPVPKRVTLPNGMLVLMLEDHELPTIEVVTRVRTGTRLIPADKAGLGEVFGDVLRTGGTKTMTGDQIDDFLEARGARIETGVDDTAGFAEAWSLKQDFPEVLKVLADVLRNPVFADQKIAVAKSQVGTGIARRNDNPQQIMFREFEKVIYGVDSPYARVTEFATLGSITREDLAAFHKKYYVPNRIILGVVGDFSPQDMEAKLKSAFGDWSKGPEAKDATAAFQTTSKPGIYYVQKDDMTQSDIIMGHLGIERKNPDVYAVAVMNEAFGGGFAARLFSNVRSKKGLAYSVRGAVDYNYDYPGTFNVWMTTKTETTAAGIDALLEEITNLVGTPPTDDEVKMAKESILNSFVFNFDSKEEVLIQQMVYAYFGYPADYLSRYRENIEKVTTADVARVAKKYVHKDQLAILVVGPNKGQDRPLTSFGNVVPVDITIPKPSAPAGAAAAKKSAP